A single window of Gemmatimonadaceae bacterium DNA harbors:
- a CDS encoding DUF2911 domain-containing protein translates to MLKIIGRASAFAFVFMSCAPSTPAQAIRKSQLATVVQMVGTTRIEIVYYRPVARGREIYGRLVPWGRLWSPSSDTTAIFRTTTDLNVGGARLPAGRYSVWAIPDRDSWTMIFSSVVPVFHVRYPEGRDVLRVKATPVSGDHMETLAFYFPMVDSDSAVLNLHWARTIVPLAIRARPATAR, encoded by the coding sequence GTGCTGAAAATCATCGGAAGAGCCTCCGCTTTCGCTTTCGTCTTCATGAGCTGCGCGCCATCGACGCCCGCGCAGGCGATTCGAAAGAGTCAGCTCGCAACAGTGGTCCAGATGGTCGGCACCACTCGGATCGAGATCGTCTACTACCGGCCTGTTGCACGCGGACGCGAGATCTACGGAAGGCTCGTGCCATGGGGCAGACTATGGTCACCGAGTTCCGATACGACTGCGATCTTCAGGACGACAACAGATCTGAACGTCGGCGGCGCGCGATTACCCGCGGGCCGCTACAGCGTCTGGGCAATTCCCGACCGCGATTCGTGGACGATGATCTTCAGCTCGGTCGTCCCCGTCTTTCACGTTCGATATCCGGAAGGACGCGACGTGCTTCGTGTGAAAGCGACTCCCGTTTCCGGCGATCACATGGAGACACTCGCGTTTTATTTTCCGATGGTCGACTCGGACTCTGCGGTGCTCAACCTGCACTGGGCCAGGACGATCGTCCCGCTTGCGATTCGAGCTCGGCCGGCCACAGCGCGCTAG
- a CDS encoding YHS domain-containing protein: MATAIDPVCRMTVATQTAAGTSTFEGQNYYFCSTACKVEFDNNPAKFRREGMTTDASESGQADAP; encoded by the coding sequence ATGGCAACAGCGATCGATCCCGTCTGTCGGATGACGGTTGCTACGCAGACAGCAGCCGGCACGAGCACTTTCGAAGGGCAGAACTACTATTTCTGCTCTACGGCGTGCAAAGTCGAGTTCGACAATAACCCGGCGAAATTCCGCCGCGAAGGAATGACGACGGATGCATCCGAGTCCGGTCAAGCGGATGCGCCGTGA
- a CDS encoding ectonucleotide pyrophosphatase/phosphodiesterase, with protein MILAHGYRQTAYVTHMRSLSAAAAAAVILAGCGTAPSSASSGGQSPAPAVAVGSGGINRPDQLSKPYVVMVSFDGFRADYLDKYPAPNFQRVVRNGVRSKGLIPVFPSKTFPNHYSIVTGQYPESHGIVSNRFFDPARRQTYALGDRKSVLDGSWYRGEPIWITAEKQGMVAASYFWVGSEATIKGIRQTHVKEYAAGAPNFMRVDTVIAWLQKPALQRPHVITLYMSDVDGAGHMHGPESPQVASAILAVDSALGRLLDGIQALPIRDSAYVILVSDHGMTPYTPETYVAVESLIDTVGVFLADGGPNANIHVTGGAARAVILRDSINARLTHGRAYLRQEIPARLHYRADPRIGDIVVIMEEHYQFGGRAYLPRRPGGNHGWDPAYPSMHGLFLVAGPRLRRGAMIPPFENVNIYPFLTEILGLTPGPGIEGKPDWLRSQLIR; from the coding sequence ATGATACTTGCACACGGTTACAGGCAGACGGCTTATGTGACGCACATGCGGTCGCTCTCCGCCGCGGCCGCCGCCGCCGTAATTCTTGCCGGCTGCGGAACTGCTCCGTCATCTGCTTCCTCAGGGGGACAATCACCGGCTCCTGCAGTCGCGGTCGGATCCGGTGGAATCAATCGACCAGATCAGCTGAGCAAGCCGTACGTCGTCATGGTTTCCTTCGACGGATTTCGCGCCGATTACCTCGATAAGTATCCGGCGCCCAACTTCCAGCGCGTCGTGCGGAACGGAGTGCGTTCAAAAGGCCTCATCCCCGTATTTCCGTCGAAGACCTTCCCTAATCACTACTCCATCGTCACAGGACAGTATCCGGAATCCCACGGAATCGTCTCCAACAGGTTCTTCGATCCGGCCCGGCGGCAAACGTACGCGCTCGGAGATCGCAAAAGCGTTCTCGACGGGTCGTGGTACAGAGGCGAGCCGATCTGGATCACGGCGGAGAAGCAGGGAATGGTTGCGGCCTCGTATTTCTGGGTTGGCTCGGAAGCGACCATCAAGGGAATACGACAGACGCACGTGAAGGAATACGCAGCGGGCGCGCCGAACTTCATGCGAGTCGATACCGTGATCGCCTGGCTTCAGAAACCAGCCCTCCAGCGGCCTCATGTGATCACGCTCTATATGAGTGACGTCGATGGCGCGGGCCACATGCACGGGCCGGAGAGCCCGCAGGTCGCGAGCGCGATCCTCGCCGTTGACTCAGCCCTGGGCCGCCTGCTCGACGGAATCCAGGCGCTTCCGATTCGCGACAGCGCTTACGTAATTCTTGTTTCCGATCATGGGATGACGCCGTACACGCCGGAGACTTATGTCGCCGTCGAGTCGCTGATCGATACCGTCGGGGTTTTCCTCGCCGACGGCGGTCCAAACGCAAACATCCACGTAACCGGGGGTGCAGCGCGTGCCGTGATCCTGCGCGATTCGATCAACGCGAGGCTCACACACGGGCGTGCGTACCTACGTCAGGAGATTCCCGCCCGGCTGCATTATCGCGCCGATCCGAGAATCGGCGACATAGTCGTAATCATGGAGGAGCACTACCAGTTCGGCGGGCGTGCCTACTTGCCGAGACGCCCGGGAGGCAACCATGGGTGGGACCCGGCGTATCCCTCGATGCACGGACTTTTTCTGGTTGCCGGTCCGCGGCTACGACGCGGGGCGATGATTCCGCCGTTCGAGAACGTCAACATCTATCCGTTTCTGACCGAGATACTCGGCCTGACGCCGGGCCCCGGCATCGAGGGAAAGCCGGACTGGCTCAGGAGTCAGCTTATTCGATGA